From one Streptomyces sp. NBC_01478 genomic stretch:
- a CDS encoding non-ribosomal peptide synthetase encodes MDLRPAARRVSPEPARTVSLAEAVLAQARRTPSAVAVEDGDRVLDYAELERAGGRVATRLYAAGVRPGHAVAVHLPRSWRLVCVMLGIRRAGATVVPLDRLSPPDRQRHILDDSGAVAVVHDSGHAPQLPEHITALDAHLLLADDGSDLPTVSPEPPGDTATGFVFYTSGSTGHPKGVEVADDGVLRLARPGYLDLRPGARFACLANPAFDALSFEVWVPLLTGGVCVVLDDEEVHSAPRFARLLDERRVDTLFITTALFNAVVEQVPDCFAGIGQVLVGGEQLNARIIRRWYETNAASRTVLHNVYGPTEATTFALCHPIPRDFAGDTIPIGTPLPGTGALLRTEDDRTAEPGEVAELLLSGPALAHGYRNLPEQTGRSFVRLPHEDGGERRWYRTGDLVRQDTQGRITYVGRADRQVKVRGFRIEPGEVERQILAQPAVRQAYLCTRRDEADRSELLAFLVLGDELSYDAYDRHLTAALPSYMRPHHTYLVAELPRNANGKVDRDALLRGTLDPWRGTSDGDVPVSAEQRRVLEVAEDILAVNGLRPGDRWAASGGDSLKALRFRFEILSRFAVDLPHDLVLRADFAALADAVHAPERSEGEHPAVPGPSGEPIAPATSEQERLWLLHQREPENPSYDVPLAFRVRGRVDTTALRRAVCTLVERHVALRTRLVPTPEGLLQQTGDPYDPWQVLEARAGEEWQDTADRFFGHRFDLGDPRMLRAAWVTEDEGGLLLLHLHHVAVDGWSLNLLLRDLSEACTDAGVRSSSAALTPLDFARWQRTWHTSPAYEDRRARLRSHYGRGGEPSPALPAPDAPRARLLRTSLDLVRRAALDRRAAQLGLTRFQLLVSAFATSLYGVTGQSRPLIATPVVNRPRPEFADTVGMFANTVLLDLPTEPHRSLDAQLSAHSTAVHTVLRDQEVALADLLADRAFRERTPLFDYLFVLENTDFSALRLDACEIRPLWPEPLGAKCALTLSVVEHEGGFDCLWEYRDDLGAERARAAAHLFRQTLDHLTGDTDTTVHALVADYRRTLPDHGKGPSRAPDFTTVADGFARQLARTPHAPAVTTGELALTYAELDAQAAELAATLGTRLPADPAAPAAVALYLQPSAEHIVALLAAARLNLTVVPLDPAYPPPLLRHVLDRADPLCVLVAPEDEAVLAAIAPPSLPRHLLTLADTPTAVPQLPPHQGLRPLYTLFTSGSTGSPKGVQVSDRTLCNLLTWQRTDGGLSGSAVTQQFSMLSFDVSFQEILTTLCSGGLLRLVEPAWRHDAPSLLRELETGGAERIFLPYVALQLLAEHGVRTGRFPSRLREVVTAGEQLVCTDAIRRWFAGLPDARLFNHYGPTETHVVSGLCLDGDPADWPLRPAIGRPVANAVLRVVDEGGLPVPPGVTGELLIGGLMAGRCYLGDDTPQHDRFTDDPDLGTFYRTGDLARFDARGLLHYAGRDDGQVKLGGHRLELGQVEAALLQYPGVTHAVAAVADGRLVACLQCRGGDPDVTDLADHLAGLLPSYVRISRFRRLTELPRTPSGKLDRRAAPTAPGRELRPTAVTAPALSSLEGRLAALFETVTGKTVGVEQRFFDAGATSLDLMRFQLRCAGEDELAFTVPELFEHVSLRALARLIEARATEGTHATVVAPRPPGERAEEPVAVIGMAVRLPGAPDLAAFWDLVVSGRRGIEHFPTTDGKVGARSQLAGLLDFDPGRFTISPHEARLMDPQQRHLLMNCVEALAHAGIGDPTAHRVGLLAACGENTYFQRMLREADADQLPDTFRLALHHEKDFLATKAAYHLGLTGPAFTVQSACSSSLVGVHVAAGLLRQGDADVMLVGGVLVDVDLTDGYTYRPQHIFSPDGHCRPFSADAAGTVGASGSGVVVLKPLAAARRDGDTVYAVITGSGINNDGSDKLSYSAPALAGQRAALRTALHRSGRSGADLGYVEAHGTGTRLGDPVEAAALRQAYGLTDDARVALSSVKSQIGHLGAAAGVVGMVRAVLAVHHGIVPPTADFDQLNPEIDDGPFRIPVTAEPWPQDGPRVAAVSSFGIGGTNAHLLVEQADTRPAVHTAYEPVPCLVLSGGSEAAVRADGRRVAAYLRAHPDTYPQVLRHLQAGRPALGHRAAAVCADAGSAVAWLETLSDITAPHPRAGDPAQDRDPRALAEAWTAGHTLVWPEGPAPAPWDFPPPAFDTAEYDFQRAPVPSAGPQRLPADQWLHQPQWTRLRRARTGAHEPRRTAVVVTDAGGASWRFLERHYARVVTVCAGKTFARLDADRYEADPADTEQLAAVLEQVTRNTGPGVDWLHALPLALDGGLDEHALEAAQLACLDTVAALARALADVPAAVRPRAWLLSHGAQPVTGPVRTPEAGLLAAALEVPRQELGVTLRWTDLPGPRPADWAAHLPDLLLDDTITEAATGLRDGFWWQRTLQPVAALNSPPPAVRSAAPGTHLVLGGTGGIGATLAARLLEHPGNRVVLVARGTGTPSALRAHQDRVTVVSADLADDDLSTIADRLAPHLDGLAGIVHAAGTAAGGLLARRDPATARRATAAKLRGALLVERLIAEHDPDYAAYCSSMAAEFGGVGQFDYAAANACLDAYAHHAPPADDATTVRMSIGWDAWRDVGMAQHALTTDGRHQEHLKVALTPEDGAALFERALHLQLPHLMVNTTPLAEARFFYEREHEHERKHESFADSEPVSSVHPASTDPTAELAEILVDLLGVDTVDPEAALYDLGADSLTLLELIDEVKRRYGTDIDLSRLSHRVSLAEVLGHLDTGTRASVATVDVEVWQRGTGPDVLCLVHPVGGDIQAYRPLVAALSDELTVCLIADPKLRDPARPARSITERAAHYLEAVRAAFPDPNRRLSLAGWSFGAWTALSMAALAEADGRPVDAVHLLDPPPPGAGERLAAYDERQVDAVFARELSGNGNGNGNGHRSGGGRLSESGRAYAERLAHCCRTNLAAMAEHRLPRLHRTPAEVWLAQRPVEEGVLAPEPTAPGAWDAHLPHPFRLHHVDATHYELVAEPHVQAIAAVLATALPEGALLRPAGRS; translated from the coding sequence ATGGATCTCCGTCCCGCCGCCCGCAGAGTCTCCCCGGAACCTGCGAGAACCGTCTCCCTCGCCGAGGCCGTACTGGCCCAGGCCCGCCGCACCCCCTCCGCCGTCGCCGTCGAGGACGGCGATCGGGTCCTCGACTACGCGGAACTGGAACGAGCCGGCGGCCGAGTCGCAACGCGCCTGTACGCGGCCGGAGTTCGCCCCGGTCACGCGGTCGCCGTACACCTGCCCCGCTCCTGGCGACTGGTCTGCGTCATGCTCGGCATCCGCCGCGCCGGTGCCACCGTCGTCCCCCTCGACCGGCTCAGCCCGCCCGACCGGCAGCGGCACATCCTCGACGACTCGGGCGCCGTCGCCGTGGTCCACGACAGCGGGCACGCACCTCAACTACCTGAACACATAACCGCGTTGGACGCTCACCTGCTCCTGGCCGATGACGGTTCCGACCTGCCCACCGTGTCCCCGGAGCCTCCCGGCGACACCGCCACGGGCTTCGTCTTCTACACCTCCGGCAGCACCGGGCACCCCAAGGGCGTCGAGGTCGCCGACGACGGAGTGCTGCGCCTGGCCCGGCCCGGCTACCTCGACCTACGGCCCGGCGCCCGCTTCGCCTGCCTGGCCAACCCCGCCTTCGACGCGCTCAGTTTCGAGGTGTGGGTCCCCCTCCTGACCGGCGGCGTCTGCGTCGTACTCGACGACGAAGAGGTGCACAGCGCACCCCGGTTCGCCAGGCTGCTCGACGAGCGTCGCGTCGACACGCTGTTCATCACGACGGCCCTGTTCAACGCGGTCGTCGAGCAGGTTCCCGACTGCTTCGCCGGCATCGGACAGGTACTCGTCGGGGGTGAACAGCTCAACGCGCGGATCATCCGCCGCTGGTATGAGACCAACGCCGCCTCCCGCACCGTGCTGCACAACGTGTACGGCCCGACCGAGGCGACGACCTTCGCCCTCTGCCACCCCATCCCGCGCGACTTCGCCGGCGACACCATCCCGATCGGCACCCCGCTCCCCGGCACCGGCGCACTCCTGCGCACCGAGGACGACCGCACCGCCGAACCGGGCGAGGTGGCCGAACTCCTGCTCTCCGGCCCGGCGTTGGCCCACGGCTACCGCAACCTCCCGGAGCAGACCGGCCGAAGCTTCGTACGGCTGCCGCACGAGGACGGCGGCGAGCGGCGCTGGTACCGCACCGGAGACCTCGTACGCCAGGACACCCAAGGCCGGATCACCTACGTCGGCCGGGCCGACCGCCAGGTCAAGGTCCGCGGCTTCCGCATCGAACCGGGCGAGGTCGAGCGGCAGATCCTCGCCCAGCCCGCCGTCCGCCAGGCTTACCTATGCACCCGCCGCGACGAAGCCGACCGCAGCGAACTGCTCGCCTTCCTCGTCCTGGGCGACGAACTCTCCTACGACGCCTACGACCGGCACCTCACCGCCGCCCTGCCTTCGTACATGCGCCCCCACCACACGTACCTCGTCGCCGAGTTGCCTCGGAACGCCAACGGCAAGGTCGACCGGGACGCCCTGCTGCGCGGCACTCTCGATCCGTGGCGCGGTACCTCCGACGGCGACGTACCTGTCAGCGCCGAGCAACGGAGGGTGCTGGAGGTGGCCGAGGACATTCTCGCCGTCAACGGGCTGCGCCCCGGCGACCGTTGGGCCGCGAGTGGCGGCGACTCGTTGAAGGCGCTGCGGTTCCGCTTCGAGATCCTCAGCCGGTTCGCCGTCGACCTGCCGCACGACCTCGTCCTGCGGGCCGACTTCGCCGCCCTGGCCGACGCCGTACACGCCCCGGAGAGGAGTGAGGGCGAACACCCGGCTGTGCCCGGTCCCTCGGGCGAGCCGATCGCACCGGCCACCAGCGAACAGGAACGCCTCTGGCTCCTGCACCAGCGCGAGCCCGAAAACCCGTCCTACGACGTGCCGTTGGCCTTCCGCGTCCGGGGCCGCGTCGACACGACGGCACTGCGTCGCGCGGTGTGCACGCTGGTGGAACGGCATGTGGCCCTGCGCACCCGGCTGGTCCCGACCCCTGAGGGGCTGCTCCAGCAGACCGGAGATCCTTACGACCCGTGGCAAGTGCTCGAAGCCCGCGCAGGGGAGGAGTGGCAGGACACCGCCGACCGGTTCTTCGGCCATCGCTTCGACCTCGGCGACCCCCGGATGCTGCGGGCCGCCTGGGTGACCGAGGACGAGGGCGGGCTGCTCCTGCTGCACCTGCACCACGTCGCCGTGGACGGCTGGTCGCTCAACCTCCTCCTCCGCGACCTCAGCGAGGCCTGCACCGACGCCGGAGTCCGGTCGTCGTCCGCCGCCCTCACCCCCCTCGACTTCGCCCGCTGGCAACGCACTTGGCACACCAGCCCCGCCTACGAGGACCGCCGCGCGCGGCTGCGCTCCCACTACGGCCGCGGCGGCGAACCGTCACCCGCCCTGCCGGCCCCCGACGCACCACGGGCCCGCCTGCTGCGCACCTCGCTCGACCTGGTCCGGCGCGCCGCGCTTGACCGGCGTGCCGCGCAACTCGGCCTGACCCGCTTTCAGTTGCTGGTGTCCGCGTTCGCCACCAGCCTCTACGGCGTGACCGGGCAGAGCCGTCCGCTGATCGCCACGCCGGTGGTGAACCGGCCCCGACCCGAATTCGCGGACACGGTCGGCATGTTCGCCAACACCGTGCTCCTGGACCTGCCGACGGAACCGCACCGCTCACTGGACGCCCAGCTCTCGGCCCACTCCACCGCCGTGCACACCGTGCTCCGGGACCAGGAGGTCGCCCTCGCCGACCTCCTCGCGGACCGCGCCTTCCGCGAGCGAACTCCCTTGTTCGACTACCTGTTCGTCCTGGAGAACACCGACTTCTCGGCACTGCGCCTGGACGCCTGCGAGATACGGCCGCTGTGGCCCGAGCCGCTGGGAGCCAAATGCGCCCTCACGCTGTCGGTGGTGGAACACGAGGGCGGGTTCGACTGCCTGTGGGAGTACCGCGACGACCTCGGCGCCGAACGCGCCCGAGCCGCCGCCCACCTCTTCCGCCAGACCCTCGACCACCTGACCGGCGACACCGACACCACCGTCCACGCACTCGTCGCCGACTACCGCCGAACCCTGCCCGACCACGGCAAAGGCCCGTCGCGGGCACCGGACTTCACCACCGTCGCCGACGGCTTCGCCCGGCAACTGGCCCGCACCCCGCACGCCCCGGCCGTCACCACCGGCGAGTTGGCTCTCACCTACGCCGAACTAGACGCGCAGGCAGCCGAGTTGGCCGCCACACTCGGCACCCGCCTCCCGGCCGACCCCGCCGCCCCGGCGGCCGTGGCCCTCTACCTCCAGCCCTCCGCCGAACACATCGTGGCTCTCCTGGCGGCGGCCCGCCTCAACCTCACCGTCGTCCCCCTCGACCCCGCCTATCCACCACCCCTGCTGCGGCACGTGCTCGACCGGGCCGACCCCCTTTGCGTCCTCGTGGCACCCGAGGACGAAGCCGTCCTCGCCGCGATCGCCCCACCGTCGCTGCCCCGACACCTCCTCACCCTCGCCGACACCCCCACCGCAGTTCCCCAACTGCCCCCGCACCAGGGGCTGCGCCCGCTCTACACCCTCTTCACGTCCGGCTCCACCGGCTCACCCAAAGGCGTCCAGGTCTCCGACCGGACCCTGTGCAACCTGCTGACCTGGCAGCGCACCGACGGCGGCCTGAGCGGGAGCGCCGTCACCCAGCAGTTCTCCATGCTGTCCTTCGACGTCTCCTTCCAGGAGATCCTCACCACCCTGTGCTCGGGCGGACTGCTGCGCCTGGTGGAACCCGCCTGGCGGCACGATGCCCCTTCCCTGCTCCGGGAGTTGGAGACCGGGGGAGCGGAGCGGATCTTCCTGCCGTACGTCGCTCTGCAACTGCTCGCCGAACATGGCGTGCGCACCGGGCGGTTCCCGTCCCGACTGCGTGAAGTCGTCACCGCCGGGGAGCAGTTGGTGTGCACCGACGCGATCCGCCGCTGGTTCGCGGGCCTGCCGGACGCCCGGCTGTTCAACCACTACGGTCCCACCGAGACCCATGTCGTCAGCGGTCTGTGCCTCGACGGCGACCCCGCCGACTGGCCGCTGCGCCCCGCGATCGGCCGGCCGGTGGCCAACGCCGTCCTGCGTGTCGTCGACGAGGGCGGTCTGCCCGTTCCGCCAGGCGTCACCGGCGAGTTGCTGATCGGCGGGCTCATGGCAGGCCGCTGCTACCTCGGCGACGACACACCGCAGCACGACCGCTTCACCGACGACCCGGACCTCGGGACCTTCTACCGCACCGGCGACCTGGCCCGGTTCGACGCGCGGGGTCTGCTGCACTACGCGGGCCGCGACGACGGCCAGGTCAAACTCGGCGGTCACCGGCTGGAGTTGGGGCAGGTCGAGGCCGCGCTGCTCCAGTACCCCGGAGTCACCCACGCGGTCGCGGCGGTGGCGGACGGACGCCTGGTCGCCTGTCTGCAATGCAGGGGCGGCGACCCCGACGTGACGGACCTCGCGGATCACCTGGCCGGGCTGCTGCCGTCCTATGTGCGCATCAGCCGTTTCCGCCGCCTGACGGAACTGCCGCGCACGCCGAGCGGCAAGCTCGACCGCCGGGCGGCACCCACCGCCCCAGGCCGCGAGCTGCGGCCGACCGCCGTGACCGCCCCGGCCCTCTCGTCGCTCGAAGGACGGCTGGCCGCCCTGTTCGAGACCGTGACCGGCAAGACGGTCGGCGTGGAGCAGCGGTTCTTCGACGCCGGCGCCACCAGCCTGGACCTCATGCGCTTCCAGCTCCGCTGCGCGGGCGAGGACGAACTCGCCTTCACCGTCCCGGAGTTGTTCGAGCACGTCAGCCTCCGCGCACTGGCCCGCCTCATCGAGGCACGCGCAACGGAGGGCACCCACGCGACCGTCGTCGCCCCACGGCCGCCGGGGGAGCGGGCCGAGGAACCCGTCGCCGTCATCGGGATGGCCGTACGACTGCCGGGCGCCCCCGACCTGGCCGCCTTCTGGGACCTGGTGGTCTCCGGCCGCCGAGGCATCGAGCACTTCCCGACGACGGACGGCAAGGTCGGCGCCCGCAGCCAACTCGCGGGGCTGCTCGACTTCGACCCGGGCCGCTTCACGATCAGCCCGCACGAGGCCCGGCTCATGGACCCCCAGCAGCGACACCTCCTGATGAACTGCGTCGAGGCACTCGCCCACGCCGGAATCGGCGACCCGACGGCCCACCGGGTCGGACTGCTGGCCGCCTGCGGGGAGAACACCTACTTCCAGCGCATGCTGCGGGAGGCGGACGCCGACCAACTGCCCGACACCTTCCGGCTGGCGCTGCATCACGAGAAGGACTTCCTGGCCACCAAGGCCGCCTACCACCTCGGCCTGACCGGCCCCGCCTTCACCGTGCAGTCCGCGTGCTCCAGTTCCCTCGTCGGCGTACATGTCGCCGCCGGGCTGCTGCGGCAGGGCGACGCCGATGTGATGCTCGTCGGCGGTGTCCTCGTCGACGTGGACCTGACCGACGGCTACACCTACCGGCCGCAGCACATCTTCTCGCCGGACGGCCACTGCCGGCCCTTCAGCGCGGACGCCGCCGGCACCGTCGGAGCCAGCGGCAGTGGTGTGGTCGTCCTCAAGCCCCTCGCCGCCGCCCGCCGGGACGGGGACACGGTCTACGCCGTGATCACCGGCTCCGGCATCAACAACGACGGCTCGGACAAGCTCAGTTACAGCGCCCCCGCCCTGGCGGGACAGCGCGCCGCGCTCCGCACCGCCCTGCACCGCAGCGGCCGTAGCGGCGCCGACCTCGGCTATGTCGAGGCGCACGGCACCGGCACCCGCCTCGGGGACCCGGTGGAGGCGGCCGCGCTGCGCCAGGCGTACGGACTGACGGACGACGCACGGGTGGCGCTGTCCTCCGTGAAGAGCCAGATCGGACACCTGGGCGCCGCCGCGGGCGTCGTCGGAATGGTGCGGGCCGTGCTCGCCGTGCACCACGGGATCGTCCCGCCCACGGCGGACTTCGACCAACTCAACCCCGAGATCGACGACGGCCCGTTCCGCATACCGGTCACGGCCGAACCCTGGCCGCAGGACGGGCCACGGGTCGCCGCCGTCAGCAGCTTCGGCATCGGCGGGACCAACGCCCACCTGCTGGTCGAGCAGGCGGACACCCGACCCGCCGTACACACCGCGTACGAACCGGTGCCGTGCCTGGTGCTGTCCGGCGGTTCCGAGGCCGCCGTACGCGCGGACGGCCGCCGTGTCGCCGCCTATCTGAGGGCGCACCCCGACACCTACCCGCAGGTCCTGCGGCACCTCCAGGCCGGACGGCCCGCGCTCGGCCACCGGGCGGCGGCGGTCTGCGCGGACGCCGGTTCCGCCGTCGCCTGGCTCGAAACGCTCTCCGACATCACGGCACCGCACCCGCGCGCCGGCGACCCCGCCCAGGACCGGGATCCCCGCGCGCTCGCCGAGGCCTGGACGGCCGGACACACCCTCGTATGGCCCGAGGGCCCCGCGCCCGCACCCTGGGACTTCCCGCCGCCCGCCTTCGACACGGCGGAGTACGACTTCCAGCGCGCGCCCGTGCCGTCGGCCGGACCGCAGCGGCTGCCCGCCGACCAGTGGCTGCATCAGCCGCAGTGGACGCGGCTGCGGCGTGCCCGCACCGGCGCCCACGAACCGCGGCGCACCGCCGTGGTGGTCACGGACGCGGGCGGCGCGTCGTGGCGGTTCCTGGAGCGGCACTACGCCCGGGTGGTGACCGTGTGCGCCGGGAAGACCTTCGCCCGCCTCGACGCGGACCGCTACGAAGCCGACCCCGCGGACACCGAGCAGCTCGCCGCCGTACTGGAACAGGTCACCCGGAACACCGGACCCGGCGTCGACTGGCTGCACGCACTGCCGCTGGCCCTCGACGGCGGCCTCGATGAACACGCCCTGGAGGCAGCCCAGTTGGCGTGTCTCGACACCGTCGCCGCGCTCGCCCGCGCCCTGGCCGACGTTCCGGCCGCCGTACGGCCGCGCGCCTGGTTGCTATCCCACGGGGCGCAGCCAGTCACGGGCCCTGTCCGCACCCCCGAGGCGGGGCTGCTCGCCGCCGCCCTCGAAGTGCCCCGGCAGGAACTGGGCGTGACCCTCCGCTGGACCGACCTGCCCGGACCCCGCCCGGCCGACTGGGCGGCCCACCTGCCCGACCTGCTCCTGGACGACACGATCACCGAAGCGGCGACCGGCCTGCGCGACGGCTTCTGGTGGCAGCGCACCCTCCAACCCGTCGCGGCCCTCAACTCCCCGCCACCCGCCGTCCGTTCGGCCGCACCCGGAACCCACCTCGTGCTCGGCGGCACCGGCGGAATCGGCGCCACCCTGGCCGCACGCCTCCTGGAGCACCCCGGCAACCGCGTGGTCCTCGTCGCCCGAGGCACCGGGACACCGTCCGCGCTGCGGGCACACCAGGACCGCGTCACGGTCGTGTCGGCCGACCTCGCCGACGACGACCTGAGCACGATCGCGGACCGCCTGGCCCCGCACCTCGACGGCCTCGCCGGCATCGTCCATGCCGCGGGCACGGCCGCCGGTGGACTCCTCGCCCGCCGCGACCCCGCCACCGCCCGCCGTGCCACGGCCGCCAAACTGCGCGGCGCCCTGCTCGTCGAACGGCTCATCGCCGAGCACGACCCAGACTACGCGGCCTACTGCTCGTCAATGGCGGCCGAGTTCGGGGGAGTCGGACAGTTCGACTACGCGGCGGCCAACGCCTGCCTCGACGCCTACGCCCACCACGCACCACCCGCCGACGACGCGACCACCGTCCGTATGAGCATCGGCTGGGACGCCTGGCGGGACGTGGGCATGGCACAGCACGCCCTCACCACCGACGGCCGCCACCAGGAACACCTGAAGGTGGCGCTCACCCCCGAGGACGGCGCGGCGCTCTTCGAACGAGCCCTGCACCTGCAGTTGCCCCACCTGATGGTCAACACCACACCCTTGGCGGAGGCCCGCTTCTTCTACGAGCGCGAGCACGAGCACGAGCGCAAGCACGAGTCTTTCGCAGACTCCGAGCCGGTGTCCTCCGTGCACCCCGCGTCCACCGACCCCACGGCCGAACTCGCCGAGATCCTGGTCGACTTGCTCGGGGTGGACACCGTCGACCCGGAGGCCGCGCTGTACGACCTCGGCGCCGACTCCCTTACCCTGCTGGAACTCATCGACGAGGTGAAACGCCGCTACGGCACCGACATCGACCTGTCCCGGCTCAGCCACCGGGTGAGCCTCGCCGAGGTCCTCGGCCATCTCGACACCGGCACCCGCGCCTCCGTCGCCACGGTGGACGTAGAGGTGTGGCAGCGCGGAACCGGCCCAGATGTCCTGTGCCTGGTCCATCCGGTGGGCGGCGACATCCAGGCCTACCGGCCTCTGGTGGCCGCTCTGTCCGACGAGTTGACGGTCTGTCTGATCGCCGACCCGAAACTGCGCGACCCTGCCCGGCCCGCGCGGTCGATCACCGAGCGCGCCGCGCACTACCTGGAGGCCGTCCGGGCCGCGTTCCCGGACCCCAACCGCCGTCTGAGCCTGGCGGGTTGGTCGTTCGGCGCCTGGACAGCCCTGTCCATGGCGGCACTTGCCGAGGCCGACGGCAGACCCGTCGACGCCGTCCACCTCCTCGATCCGCCACCGCCCGGCGCCGGCGAACGGCTCGCCGCCTACGACGAACGACAGGTGGACGCGGTGTTCGCCCGGGAGTTGAGCGGCAATGGCAATGGCAATGGCAACGGTCATCGCAGCGGTGGCGGACGGCTGTCCGAGTCCGGCCGTGCCTACGCCGAACGCCTCGCGCACTGCTGTCGGACCAACCTCGCGGCCATGGCCGAACACCGACTGCCACGACTGCACCGGACGCCCGCCGAGGTATGGCTGGCCCAACGCCCTGTAGAGGAAGGGGTGTTGGCGCCGGAGCCGACCGCGCCCGGCGCGTGGGACGCCCATCTGCCCCACCCGTTCCGCCTCCACCACGTCGACGCCACCCACTACGAACTCGTCGCGGAACCCCACGTACAGGCGATCGCCGCCGTACTCGCGACGGCTCTGCCCGAGGGCGCTCTGCTCCGCCCCGCCGGACGATCCTGA
- a CDS encoding GSCFA domain-containing protein, protein MQHPYTRLPERSFWRTAVAEPDALDITDLWTPKFTIGQDAPVVTAGSCFAAHIGRALLEEGMHWYDAEPPPPGLTRAEQSARGYRRFSFRTGNIYTAAALRQWIAWALGEEKPPEEVWEEEEDGTFHDPFRPTVEPDGFASPDDLLRSRDRTLAAVRTALTKADVLVFTLGLTEAWHDTRTGTVLPMCPGTVRGTFDPARHVLRNHTVAQVHSDLTSVLALARRVNSRLRMVLTVSPVPLTATATGRHALVATTHSKSVLRAAAGQLTDESDDVDYFPSYEIITGFPYRAAFYEPNLRTVTPDGVAFVMRHFFQAVRGRTEPIISLTSTPTAAVGGEDNWCDDAVLDYYSPRPIPAAR, encoded by the coding sequence GTGCAGCACCCCTACACCCGCCTGCCCGAGCGGTCCTTCTGGCGGACCGCGGTCGCCGAACCCGACGCGCTCGACATCACCGACCTGTGGACGCCGAAGTTCACGATCGGCCAGGACGCCCCCGTCGTCACCGCCGGATCCTGCTTCGCCGCCCACATCGGACGAGCCCTCCTGGAGGAGGGCATGCACTGGTACGACGCCGAACCGCCGCCACCGGGCCTCACCCGCGCCGAACAGTCGGCACGCGGCTACCGCCGTTTCTCCTTCCGGACCGGGAACATCTACACCGCCGCGGCGCTGCGCCAGTGGATCGCCTGGGCGCTGGGCGAGGAGAAGCCGCCCGAGGAGGTCTGGGAAGAGGAAGAGGACGGAACCTTCCACGACCCGTTCCGGCCCACCGTGGAACCGGACGGCTTCGCCTCGCCCGACGACCTGCTCCGCTCCCGCGACCGCACCCTCGCCGCCGTCCGCACCGCCCTCACCAAGGCCGACGTGCTCGTCTTCACCCTCGGCCTGACCGAGGCCTGGCACGACACGCGGACCGGCACGGTCCTGCCGATGTGCCCCGGGACCGTGCGCGGCACCTTCGACCCCGCCCGGCACGTCCTGCGCAACCACACGGTCGCGCAGGTGCACAGCGACCTGACGTCCGTGCTCGCCCTCGCCCGCCGGGTCAACTCCCGGCTGCGCATGGTCCTCACCGTCTCCCCGGTGCCCCTGACGGCCACCGCCACCGGCCGCCACGCCCTCGTCGCCACCACCCACTCCAAGTCCGTACTGCGCGCGGCGGCCGGGCAGTTGACGGACGAGTCGGACGACGTCGACTACTTCCCGTCGTACGAGATCATCACCGGCTTCCCCTACCGGGCGGCCTTCTACGAACCCAACCTCCGCACGGTCACCCCCGACGGCGTGGCCTTCGTGATGCGGCACTTCTTCCAGGCCGTGCGGGGCCGGACCGAGCCCATCATTTCCCTCACCTCCACCCCCACTGCCGCCGTCGGCGGAGAGGACAACTGGTGTGACGACGCAGTGCTCGACTACTACAGCCCCCGCCCGATTCCTGCTGCTCGGTGA
- a CDS encoding TauD/TfdA dioxygenase family protein: MEDYALKAVERLTTRPAEPYDTLSVAPITPLLGAEVTGLDLSRELTPQQEKELTHAFHTHHVLVFRDQDITPEEHKRFAGVFGELHPVALAPEGSDPYILEIKATKESKAVAGNGWHADGTADPEPSLGSLLYITTIPEGGSGGDTVFANMHLAYELLSPAMRSFLESLTAVHDGALPWTAAGQTPPPEYEVPRTEQPVVARHPETDRQLLFVNAPYTSHITQLSRTESDALLEMLYAHIARTPLLHCRVRWQERTLVLWDNRSVQHHAVWDYFPHTREGRRVAVNGSRLEA, from the coding sequence ATGGAGGACTACGCGCTCAAGGCCGTCGAGCGGCTCACCACCCGCCCCGCCGAGCCCTACGACACTCTGTCCGTCGCCCCGATCACCCCACTGCTGGGCGCGGAGGTCACCGGCCTCGACCTGTCCCGGGAGCTGACACCCCAGCAGGAGAAGGAACTCACGCACGCGTTCCACACCCACCACGTCCTCGTCTTCCGCGACCAGGACATCACCCCCGAGGAACACAAGCGGTTCGCGGGCGTCTTCGGCGAACTGCACCCCGTGGCCCTCGCGCCCGAGGGCTCCGACCCGTACATCCTGGAGATCAAGGCGACCAAGGAGTCCAAGGCCGTGGCCGGCAACGGCTGGCACGCCGACGGCACCGCCGACCCCGAACCCTCCCTCGGCTCGCTGCTGTACATCACCACCATCCCCGAGGGCGGCAGCGGCGGCGACACCGTCTTCGCCAACATGCACCTCGCCTACGAACTGCTCTCACCGGCGATGCGAAGCTTCCTGGAGAGCCTCACCGCCGTCCACGACGGAGCCCTGCCCTGGACCGCCGCCGGACAGACCCCGCCGCCCGAGTACGAGGTGCCGCGCACCGAACAGCCGGTCGTCGCCCGCCATCCGGAGACCGACCGCCAACTGCTGTTCGTCAACGCCCCCTACACCTCGCACATCACGCAACTGTCCCGCACCGAGAGCGACGCGCTGCTGGAGATGCTGTACGCGCACATAGCCCGTACCCCGCTGCTGCACTGCCGGGTCCGCTGGCAGGAGCGCACCCTCGTCCTCTGGGACAACCGCAGCGTCCAGCACCACGCCGTCTGGGACTACTTCCCGCACACCCGGGAGGGCCGCCGTGTCGCCGTCAACGGCTCCCGGTTGGAGGCCTGA